A genomic segment from uncultured Alistipes sp. encodes:
- a CDS encoding AraC family transcriptional regulator: MEKILNLDSVDQYNRLYGLETLHPLVSVVNLNEATRAVGTIRLNYGVYALYLKLEKACDIKYGRQKYDYEEGTIVCFAPGQTAETTPTVGRIRTNAYGIIFHPDLLRGTSLNKTIKNYTFFSYEVNEALHVSEEEQTIILDCLRIIRKELEHDIDKHSKTLIATYIELLLGYCMRFYERQFITRSKSNRDVLTRFESLLDEYFEGPAIERDGLPSVKYFADKLYLSPNYFGDMLKKETGKTPQEYIHAKVIDIAKDRIAGTQDTVSQIAYSLGFQYPQHLCRLFKKRVGCTPNEYRAKMVG; encoded by the coding sequence ATGGAGAAGATACTTAACCTGGACAGTGTAGACCAATACAACCGTTTATACGGTCTTGAGACCCTGCACCCGTTGGTCAGCGTGGTCAATCTCAATGAAGCAACCCGCGCGGTGGGGACCATACGTCTCAACTATGGGGTGTATGCCCTGTATCTGAAACTGGAAAAGGCGTGCGACATCAAGTACGGGCGCCAGAAGTACGATTACGAAGAGGGAACCATTGTCTGTTTCGCTCCCGGACAAACGGCTGAGACGACACCGACAGTCGGTCGTATCCGGACCAATGCGTACGGCATCATCTTCCATCCCGACCTGCTTCGCGGCACATCATTGAATAAAACGATAAAGAACTACACCTTCTTCTCGTACGAGGTCAATGAAGCGTTGCACGTGTCCGAGGAGGAGCAGACGATTATATTGGATTGCCTGAGAATCATCCGGAAAGAACTGGAACATGACATAGACAAACACAGCAAGACCCTGATTGCGACCTATATTGAACTGCTGCTTGGTTACTGTATGCGGTTTTACGAACGCCAGTTTATAACGCGCAGCAAAAGCAACCGGGATGTGCTGACCCGCTTCGAGTCCCTGCTGGACGAATATTTCGAGGGACCAGCCATTGAGCGTGACGGACTGCCTTCCGTGAAATACTTCGCGGACAAATTGTATCTCTCTCCCAACTATTTCGGAGACATGCTTAAAAAGGAAACCGGCAAGACACCGCAGGAATATATCCATGCGAAAGTCATTGACATAGCGAAAGACCGCATAGCCGGTACGCAAGATACGGTAAGCCAGATAGCTTATTCGTTAGGGTTCCAATATCCGCAGCATCTGTGCCGTTTGTTCAAAAAGCGGGTCGGATGTACGCCGAATGAATACCGCGCGAAAATGGTTGGCTGA
- a CDS encoding alpha/beta hydrolase: MKRITILTAVSLCLFGLTESPAQNTQSSRNMEELKLTQEWDKTFPKSDKVNHSKVTFVNRYGITLAADLYVPKTAAGGKWPAIAVSGPFGAVKEQASGLYAQSLAERGFLTIAFDPSFTGESGGQPRSVASPDINTEDFSAAVDYLATRPDVDAERIGIVGICGWGGFAINAAANDTRIKATVASTMYDISRCSANGYFDANDNADARYKMRRELNAQRTEDYRTGTYPRTVMNPEPANDAPQFMKDYYDYYKTERGYHPRSINSGLGWNKTSNLAFLNAPILAYADEIRSAVLVVHGEKAHSRYMGEDAFKKLKGDNKRLLIVPGAVHTDLYDRTDIIPFDKLEEFFREYLK, encoded by the coding sequence ATGAAACGTATAACAATTTTAACTGCCGTTTCCCTCTGCCTTTTCGGCCTGACGGAAAGCCCGGCACAGAACACTCAAAGCAGCAGAAATATGGAAGAACTGAAATTGACACAGGAATGGGACAAGACGTTCCCGAAGAGCGACAAGGTGAACCACAGCAAGGTGACCTTCGTCAACCGTTACGGCATCACGCTCGCCGCCGACCTGTATGTACCGAAAACGGCCGCCGGAGGGAAATGGCCGGCCATCGCTGTCAGCGGTCCGTTCGGGGCTGTAAAGGAGCAGGCGTCGGGACTGTATGCTCAAAGTCTTGCCGAACGGGGATTCCTGACGATTGCTTTCGATCCTTCGTTCACGGGCGAAAGCGGCGGCCAGCCCCGCAGCGTGGCTTCGCCGGACATCAATACCGAGGACTTCTCGGCTGCGGTGGATTACCTTGCGACACGTCCAGACGTGGATGCCGAGCGTATCGGAATAGTAGGTATTTGTGGCTGGGGCGGATTTGCCATCAATGCGGCTGCCAACGACACACGCATTAAGGCAACGGTAGCTTCCACGATGTACGACATCAGCCGCTGTTCAGCAAACGGTTATTTCGATGCCAACGACAATGCGGATGCACGCTATAAGATGCGCCGGGAACTCAACGCTCAGCGCACAGAAGACTACCGGACCGGAACATATCCCCGCACCGTGATGAATCCGGAACCGGCCAACGATGCCCCGCAGTTCATGAAGGATTATTACGACTATTACAAGACCGAACGAGGCTATCATCCCCGTTCCATCAATTCCGGTTTAGGTTGGAACAAGACCTCCAATCTCGCATTTCTCAACGCGCCTATCCTTGCCTATGCCGATGAAATCCGCAGTGCCGTATTGGTGGTTCATGGCGAGAAGGCCCATTCCCGCTACATGGGCGAGGACGCCTTCAAAAAGTTGAAAGGCGACAACAAACGACTGCTCATAGTTCCCGGTGCCGTGCATACGGACTTATATGACCGGACGGACATTATTCCGTTCGACAAACTGGAGGAATTTTTCAGAGAATACCTGAAATAG
- a CDS encoding DUF3737 family protein, producing the protein MELIKDTEFGGERPLFESHDLRLENVVIRAGESAIKECSNIEAVDCRFEGNYPFWHVHGFKIDRCYFDVGGRSALWYSDHLKMTDTIIDAPKMFREMNEIDIENVTMNDADEVFWRCNGIRIKNLKLHGGTYPFMFSNDIYVDGLESDSKYVFQYVKNVEIHRAKITTKDAFWEVENVTVYDSELNGEYLGWHSKNLRLVNCHITGEQPLCYAHDLILENCTFGPDCDRAFEYSTLQADIRGAITNIKNPMSGRIVADEYGSITIDENIKAPADCEIRLRNELTCFTD; encoded by the coding sequence ATGGAACTGATTAAAGACACTGAATTTGGGGGCGAGCGCCCCTTGTTCGAGTCCCATGACCTCCGTTTGGAGAACGTAGTGATCCGCGCCGGCGAATCGGCCATCAAAGAGTGCAGCAATATAGAAGCTGTAGATTGCCGTTTCGAGGGTAACTATCCCTTTTGGCATGTACACGGTTTCAAAATCGACCGTTGTTATTTCGATGTCGGAGGTCGCTCGGCCTTGTGGTACTCCGACCATCTGAAGATGACCGACACGATTATCGATGCGCCGAAAATGTTCCGCGAGATGAATGAAATCGACATCGAGAACGTTACGATGAACGATGCCGATGAAGTGTTCTGGCGCTGCAACGGCATCCGCATCAAGAACCTCAAACTGCACGGCGGCACCTATCCTTTCATGTTCAGCAACGACATTTATGTGGACGGACTGGAGAGCGACAGCAAGTATGTGTTCCAATATGTGAAGAACGTGGAAATCCATCGAGCCAAAATCACGACGAAAGATGCGTTCTGGGAAGTTGAGAATGTGACCGTCTACGACTCCGAACTCAACGGCGAGTACCTCGGCTGGCATTCGAAGAACCTGCGTCTGGTGAACTGCCATATCACCGGTGAGCAGCCGCTCTGCTACGCTCACGACCTTATACTGGAGAATTGCACCTTCGGACCGGACTGCGACCGTGCATTCGAGTACAGCACGTTGCAGGCCGATATTCGCGGAGCCATCACGAATATCAAGAACCCGATGTCGGGACGCATCGTGGCCGATGAGTACGGCTCCATCACCATAGACGAGAACATCAAGGCTCCAGCCGATTGTGAAATCCGTCTCCGGAACGAGCTTACCTGTTTCACCGATTAA
- a CDS encoding flavodoxin family protein: protein MPKNILILSSSPRRGGNSDTLCDEFMRGAIESGNRVEKIFLRDKKIHPCMGCSVCSQYKKPCPQKDDAAEIIEKMLAANVIVMGTPVYFYAMSAQMKMMIDRCCGPYTEMKDKEFYFIATAAEEDETIMDRIVANFMGFLDCLENPTVKGTLFCGGVWHTGEIKGSPKLQEAYEMGRQA, encoded by the coding sequence ATGCCAAAGAATATTCTGATTTTATCGTCCAGCCCCCGTCGTGGCGGCAATTCGGACACGCTTTGCGATGAGTTCATGCGCGGAGCGATAGAGAGTGGAAACCGTGTAGAGAAGATTTTTCTGCGTGACAAGAAGATACATCCCTGCATGGGGTGCAGTGTATGCAGCCAGTACAAAAAGCCATGCCCTCAGAAGGATGATGCGGCTGAAATCATAGAAAAGATGCTCGCGGCAAATGTCATCGTAATGGGTACACCGGTCTATTTCTATGCCATGAGTGCCCAGATGAAAATGATGATAGACCGTTGCTGCGGACCTTATACCGAAATGAAGGACAAGGAGTTTTATTTCATAGCTACGGCTGCCGAAGAGGATGAAACAATTATGGACCGCATCGTTGCCAATTTCATGGGATTCCTCGATTGCCTGGAAAATCCGACGGTGAAGGGTACGCTGTTTTGCGGTGGCGTATGGCACACGGGAGAAATCAAGGGAAGCCCGAAATTGCAGGAGGCATACGAAATGGGCAGACAGGCATAG
- a CDS encoding cyclophilin-like fold protein, producing MNRYMIITALMFMTATSVLTACGSDDEPVIETPVTPVPDPEEPGDDGNSGTGSGNNGNGNGNNNENNEGENEMSKNITVRVGDHSFPVTLEENATARAFAALLPMTVTMNEMNGNEKYHYLSENLPTDSYRPGTIRNGDLMLYGSSCVVLFYETFSSSYSYTRIGRLDNPSGLASALGRGNVDVTFEINKTDN from the coding sequence ATGAACAGGTATATGATTATCACGGCCTTAATGTTCATGACAGCCACATCCGTGCTGACTGCATGCGGTTCGGACGACGAACCTGTAATAGAGACACCAGTTACGCCTGTGCCTGATCCGGAAGAGCCGGGAGATGATGGCAATTCCGGAACCGGAAGCGGCAATAACGGGAATGGCAATGGGAATAATAACGAAAATAATGAAGGGGAAAACGAAATGAGCAAAAACATTACAGTCCGTGTGGGCGATCATAGCTTTCCTGTCACACTCGAGGAGAATGCCACGGCACGCGCTTTTGCCGCTTTGCTGCCTATGACGGTGACGATGAACGAAATGAACGGCAACGAAAAATACCATTATCTGTCGGAAAATCTGCCCACAGACAGCTACCGGCCCGGCACAATCCGTAATGGAGACCTGATGCTCTACGGCTCCAGCTGTGTTGTTCTCTTTTATGAAACCTTCTCGTCGTCTTACAGCTACACCCGTATAGGGCGGCTCGACAATCCGTCAGGGCTGGCTTCGGCTCTCGGAAGAGGCAATGTGGACGTGACTTTTGAAATCAACAAGACCGATAACTAA
- a CDS encoding AraC family transcriptional regulator → MKETLDIKSVCECNRRLGCRTLHPQASIINLEHPDLEQEAVKFEFYAVLLIEECSDGCCCCGRKYYDYSNATMVFLEPGEIFRMSEAGVLPDKGWLLAFHPDLLYRTSLKNHIKNYTFFSYSKGEALHLSQRETATITCCLENIEEELHHSIDLHTATILSRHIELMLDYCTRFYERQFITRENRNKNVLEELETLLDDYIASGKLRDFILPTSEYCAPKLGLSVPYFNDLLKFETGKTLDEYFQMKRLEAAKRMLLGAESTPTAVARQLGYPNVQYFSLLFKKVTNTAPNKYKRSLN, encoded by the coding sequence ATGAAAGAGACACTGGACATAAAAAGCGTGTGCGAATGCAACCGCCGTTTGGGGTGCAGGACGCTGCATCCCCAGGCGAGCATCATCAATCTGGAACACCCGGACCTGGAGCAGGAGGCCGTAAAATTCGAGTTTTATGCCGTATTGCTCATTGAGGAGTGTTCCGATGGCTGTTGTTGCTGCGGGCGTAAATACTACGACTACTCCAATGCCACGATGGTATTTCTTGAACCCGGAGAGATTTTCCGCATGAGTGAAGCGGGCGTATTGCCTGATAAAGGATGGCTGTTGGCATTTCATCCCGATTTGCTGTATCGGACTTCACTGAAAAATCATATCAAAAACTACACGTTCTTTTCTTACAGCAAGGGGGAGGCATTGCATCTGTCGCAACGGGAAACAGCGACCATTACATGCTGTCTTGAGAATATCGAAGAGGAACTGCACCATTCTATCGATTTGCACACCGCAACCATTCTCTCGCGGCACATCGAGCTGATGCTGGACTACTGTACCCGTTTCTACGAGCGACAATTCATCACACGAGAGAATAGGAACAAGAATGTACTTGAAGAGTTGGAAACCCTGCTTGATGACTATATAGCTTCCGGCAAATTACGCGACTTCATACTGCCCACATCGGAATATTGCGCCCCGAAGTTGGGATTGTCAGTTCCATATTTTAACGATTTGTTAAAATTTGAGACAGGTAAGACGCTGGATGAATATTTCCAGATGAAACGGCTTGAAGCGGCCAAAAGGATGCTGCTCGGAGCCGAGAGTACACCAACCGCTGTAGCACGACAGTTAGGTTATCCTAATGTGCAATATTTCAGCCTGTTGTTTAAAAAAGTAACAAATACGGCACCTAATAAGTACAAGCGTTCGTTGAATTAA
- a CDS encoding acetylxylan esterase yields MLLRLPTRIPLRCLFALCCLIPAWVAASSDSDPMRPHPLTVFLQEAERRFDVRITCKRFNPDTVQVNWGAFRIRPYSLDETLDNLLRPADLVWNRRTTPDGETRITVQPYEYYRRTPADGELLLQWLAVLAPDSASWERRRECLLTEAREALALDPFLRGVVADPDVRLGREVRHDGYTMQNYALETLPGLYVCGTIYAPLAKGPHPLIVSPAGHWEGGRCRPDQQLRMATFARMGAVAVDMDIFGWGDSERQVGREAHTQHYSMQLQALWSKRVTDWMVASRRDIDTTRMAATGGSGGATHALQLALLDDRFAALAPVVHLVSHFDGGCPCESGRPVTLAGGGSCMPELLAAAMAPRPTLVVSDGGDWTSTYPTLEYPFLRRIWGFYGAEAAVRNVHFADERHDYGVNKRQAVYAFFAETLGLDIAQADESRVTLLPESALQSFGSELPERALRSREELERIIEKLK; encoded by the coding sequence ATGCTGCTGCGACTTCCGACACGTATTCCTCTTCGATGCCTATTCGCCCTTTGCTGCCTGATTCCGGCATGGGTTGCTGCATCTTCTGATTCCGATCCGATGCGCCCGCATCCGCTGACCGTTTTTTTGCAGGAAGCCGAACGGCGCTTCGACGTGCGGATCACCTGCAAGCGCTTCAATCCCGATACGGTTCAGGTCAACTGGGGAGCCTTCCGCATCCGGCCCTATTCGCTTGACGAGACGTTGGACAACCTGCTCCGGCCCGCCGATCTGGTGTGGAACCGCCGGACGACACCCGACGGAGAGACCCGAATCACGGTGCAGCCTTACGAATACTACCGCCGTACACCGGCCGACGGCGAGCTGCTGCTGCAGTGGCTGGCGGTGCTTGCCCCCGACAGCGCCTCGTGGGAGCGGCGGCGCGAATGCCTGCTGACGGAGGCGCGCGAGGCTTTGGCGCTCGATCCCTTTCTGCGGGGCGTTGTTGCCGATCCCGACGTGCGACTGGGGCGTGAAGTGCGCCACGACGGCTATACGATGCAGAACTACGCCCTCGAAACCCTTCCGGGACTCTACGTCTGCGGTACGATCTACGCCCCGCTTGCGAAGGGCCCGCACCCGCTGATCGTCTCGCCCGCGGGCCACTGGGAGGGAGGCCGCTGCCGCCCGGACCAGCAGCTGCGCATGGCGACCTTCGCGCGCATGGGCGCCGTGGCGGTCGATATGGATATTTTCGGCTGGGGAGATTCGGAACGCCAGGTGGGGCGTGAGGCGCATACGCAACACTACTCGATGCAACTCCAGGCGCTGTGGTCAAAGCGCGTGACGGACTGGATGGTTGCCTCGCGCCGCGACATCGATACGACGCGTATGGCCGCGACGGGCGGTTCGGGCGGTGCGACGCATGCGCTGCAGCTGGCACTGCTCGACGATCGTTTTGCGGCGCTGGCCCCGGTCGTGCACCTGGTTTCGCATTTCGACGGGGGCTGCCCGTGCGAGAGCGGGCGCCCGGTGACGCTGGCGGGCGGCGGGAGCTGTATGCCGGAGCTGCTGGCCGCGGCAATGGCCCCGCGCCCGACGCTGGTCGTCAGCGACGGCGGCGACTGGACTTCGACCTACCCGACGCTGGAATACCCCTTCCTGCGGCGGATCTGGGGCTTCTACGGGGCGGAGGCGGCGGTGCGGAATGTCCATTTCGCGGACGAACGCCACGACTACGGCGTGAACAAACGGCAGGCGGTCTACGCCTTCTTTGCCGAGACCCTGGGTCTCGACATCGCGCAGGCGGATGAAAGCCGCGTGACGCTGCTTCCCGAATCGGCCCTGCAAAGTTTCGGGAGCGAACTCCCGGAGCGGGCCTTGCGGAGCCGTGAAGAGCTGGAACGGATCATCGAAAAACTGAAATGA
- a CDS encoding DeoR/GlpR family DNA-binding transcription regulator: MLSIAERHKYILDTLNAHGFVRITDIANELGVTKVTIRKDVKILESKGLLYKVHGSARPANPHVADLDVHVKDNINREAKRAIARRAVELLDDSDSVIVASGSTIYAFAEEIRMRPWHHLNIVTPFLRLGVLFNDVENVNVVQLGGTIHKKSLSVLGGETARGLEDCICSKLFFGVDGIDLEHGITTSTIEEAQLTRRMMASASKTIVLADSSKFGQRGFGRIGSLEDVDVIVTDARVSEQMSAALEEAGVDLIVVK; encoded by the coding sequence GAATGCACACGGATTCGTGCGCATTACGGATATTGCCAATGAACTGGGCGTGACGAAGGTCACCATCCGCAAGGATGTGAAGATCCTCGAAAGCAAGGGACTTCTCTACAAAGTACACGGGAGTGCCCGTCCGGCCAATCCGCATGTGGCGGATCTGGACGTGCATGTCAAGGACAACATCAACCGCGAAGCCAAACGAGCCATTGCTCGGCGAGCCGTGGAGCTGCTGGACGACAGCGATTCGGTGATCGTGGCCTCGGGGTCGACGATTTATGCCTTTGCCGAGGAGATTCGGATGCGACCGTGGCACCACCTGAACATCGTGACGCCGTTCCTGCGGCTCGGGGTTCTGTTCAACGATGTCGAGAATGTCAATGTCGTGCAGCTGGGCGGTACGATACACAAGAAATCCCTCTCGGTCCTGGGCGGCGAAACGGCCCGGGGGCTTGAGGACTGCATCTGTTCGAAACTCTTCTTCGGGGTCGACGGTATCGATCTCGAACACGGGATCACCACATCGACCATCGAGGAGGCGCAGTTGACGCGCCGGATGATGGCTTCGGCCTCGAAGACGATCGTATTGGCCGACTCCTCGAAATTCGGGCAGCGCGGCTTCGGGCGTATCGGTTCGCTGGAGGATGTGGATGTGATCGTGACCGACGCCAGGGTCTCCGAACAGATGTCCGCGGCGCTCGAAGAGGCCGGTGTGGACCTGATCGTCGTCAAATAG
- a CDS encoding MalY/PatB family protein yields MKYDFDEQISRRGTNSYKWDSAESEHVLPMWVADMDFRTVPAVVEALRRRVEHGIFGYTRVPDSYYEAVTGWFARRHGWAIDREWIIYTSGVVPAISAVIKALGVPGDKVLVQTPVYNCFFSSIRNNGCEMVSSPLVFADNTYAVDYEDLERKAADPKVKVMLLCNPHNPAGRVWRREELVRIGEICIRHGVTVVSDEIHCELVFPGHRYTPFASISEDFLRHSVTCISPSKAFNIAGLQIANIVCADADRRARIDRAINDNEVCDVNPFGVIATQAAYNEGEAWLNQLVEYLHANYLYMRDFCRKHLPEFPVTVLEGTYLVWMDCRKLGISSEELERRLVSEARLWLNAGTMYGAEGEGFMRWNIACPRNTLTEGLKRFTGFAGTIAETKTGNLR; encoded by the coding sequence ATGAAATACGATTTCGATGAACAAATTTCGCGACGGGGAACCAATTCCTACAAATGGGACAGTGCCGAAAGCGAACATGTATTGCCGATGTGGGTGGCTGATATGGATTTCCGTACAGTTCCCGCCGTCGTCGAGGCTTTGCGCCGACGTGTGGAGCATGGCATTTTCGGTTATACCCGTGTGCCCGACAGCTATTATGAAGCTGTTACGGGTTGGTTCGCACGCCGTCACGGGTGGGCGATCGACCGTGAATGGATAATTTATACATCGGGCGTAGTCCCGGCCATCTCGGCGGTCATCAAGGCTCTGGGCGTACCGGGAGACAAAGTGTTGGTGCAGACTCCCGTCTATAACTGCTTCTTTTCGTCCATCCGCAACAACGGGTGTGAAATGGTTTCCTCACCATTGGTCTTTGCAGATAATACTTACGCGGTTGATTACGAAGACCTGGAGCGTAAGGCTGCCGACCCGAAAGTGAAAGTGATGTTGCTGTGCAATCCTCATAATCCAGCCGGGCGTGTGTGGAGACGTGAGGAACTGGTACGTATCGGTGAAATCTGTATCCGTCACGGCGTTACGGTTGTTTCGGATGAGATTCATTGCGAACTGGTTTTCCCGGGACATCGTTACACGCCGTTTGCCTCCATCTCAGAAGACTTTCTGCGACATTCCGTTACCTGCATATCTCCCAGCAAGGCATTCAATATAGCCGGATTGCAGATTGCGAACATCGTCTGCGCCGATGCCGACCGCCGCGCAAGAATCGACCGTGCCATCAATGACAATGAAGTATGCGATGTCAATCCATTCGGAGTAATTGCGACCCAAGCGGCTTATAACGAAGGAGAAGCGTGGCTGAACCAACTTGTCGAGTATCTGCACGCCAATTATCTCTATATGCGGGATTTCTGCCGTAAGCATTTGCCGGAGTTTCCTGTCACGGTATTGGAAGGAACCTATCTCGTATGGATGGATTGCCGCAAACTCGGCATATCTTCGGAGGAACTCGAACGGAGATTGGTATCCGAAGCCCGTTTGTGGCTCAATGCAGGAACGATGTATGGTGCGGAGGGCGAAGGATTCATGCGTTGGAATATCGCCTGCCCGCGTAATACGCTGACAGAAGGTTTGAAACGTTTTACCGGTTTTGCAGGAACAATCGCGGAAACCAAAACAGGAAATCTCCGGTAA
- a CDS encoding MATE family efflux transporter: MRTQAGKTNALLALIRDDKPMALRQQLHLTVLLSIPAVIAQLSSIVMQYIDAAMVGHLGAEASASIGLVSTTTWLFWGLCVAAATGFSVQVAHRIGAGDMQGARSVLRQSLTATLAFSLLLAVLGAAISGMLPGWLGGDVSIRRDASLYFLIFSLFLPALQMNFLAGGMLRCSGNMHVPSLAGVAMCILDVVFNFFLIFPSREWHVAGVSFTMPGAGLGVEGAALGTAAAEVVVAGILLRYLWRHSDELKLAGEQGSFRPTAATLKKALRIGLPMGIEHIVICGAQIMTTVIVAPLGVFAIAANSFAITAESLCYMPGYGIADAATTLVGQSIGACRRKLTRSFARITVFMGMGVMGFMGALMYLFAPQIIGLMTPVGEIRELGVMALRIEAFAEPMFAASIVAYGVFVGAADTLVPCLMNFFSIWAVRLSLAAMLAPTLGLKGVWIAMCVELCFRGLIFLVRLKQERWMRNR; encoded by the coding sequence ATGAGGACACAGGCCGGCAAAACAAACGCGCTGCTTGCGCTGATACGCGACGACAAACCGATGGCGCTGCGGCAACAGTTGCACCTGACCGTGCTGCTCAGTATTCCTGCTGTCATCGCACAACTGTCTTCCATTGTCATGCAGTATATCGATGCGGCGATGGTGGGACATCTCGGAGCCGAGGCTTCGGCCTCCATTGGGCTGGTATCGACGACCACATGGCTCTTTTGGGGGCTGTGTGTGGCGGCTGCCACCGGATTCTCCGTACAGGTGGCGCACAGAATCGGAGCGGGCGACATGCAGGGAGCGCGTAGCGTTTTGCGGCAGTCGCTGACCGCCACACTTGCTTTCAGCCTATTGTTAGCCGTGCTTGGTGCGGCAATCAGCGGCATGCTTCCCGGTTGGTTGGGAGGCGATGTCTCCATCCGCCGGGATGCGTCGCTCTACTTCCTTATCTTCTCGCTCTTCCTTCCTGCCTTGCAGATGAATTTCCTTGCAGGCGGCATGTTGCGCTGCAGCGGCAACATGCACGTGCCGAGTCTGGCAGGTGTGGCGATGTGCATACTGGATGTCGTCTTCAATTTTTTTCTGATTTTCCCTTCGCGCGAATGGCACGTGGCGGGAGTCTCTTTTACGATGCCTGGCGCCGGATTGGGGGTTGAAGGTGCGGCGTTGGGTACGGCCGCCGCCGAAGTGGTGGTTGCCGGGATATTGCTGCGGTATCTTTGGAGGCATTCCGATGAATTGAAGCTGGCGGGAGAACAAGGGAGTTTCCGCCCGACGGCGGCCACGTTGAAGAAGGCACTCCGTATCGGGCTTCCTATGGGTATAGAGCATATCGTCATTTGCGGTGCGCAAATCATGACAACGGTCATCGTGGCACCGTTGGGCGTCTTTGCCATTGCCGCCAACTCGTTTGCCATCACCGCCGAGAGCCTTTGTTATATGCCCGGCTACGGCATTGCCGATGCCGCCACGACACTGGTCGGGCAGAGTATCGGCGCCTGTCGCCGGAAACTGACCCGCAGTTTCGCCCGTATCACCGTATTTATGGGAATGGGCGTCATGGGATTCATGGGCGCACTCATGTACCTGTTCGCGCCCCAGATTATCGGCTTGATGACCCCTGTCGGGGAGATCCGGGAATTGGGCGTGATGGCCCTGCGTATCGAGGCGTTCGCCGAACCGATGTTTGCAGCCTCGATTGTGGCTTACGGTGTCTTCGTCGGGGCGGCGGACACGCTTGTTCCGTGCCTGATGAATTTCTTCAGTATCTGGGCTGTGCGTCTGTCATTGGCCGCGATGCTCGCTCCTACGTTGGGACTGAAAGGTGTATGGATTGCCATGTGCGTCGAGCTGTGTTTCAGGGGGCTGATTTTCCTGGTCCGCCTGAAGCAGGAACGTTGGATGAGAAACAGATAG
- a CDS encoding DapH/DapD/GlmU-related protein, which translates to MTLEDFLNHIKAGGALNTPEIYRLMDEMSDQARRITCEINSSYHSQEELRALMSRLTGKPVDETFKMFPPFYTDFGRNITIGRNVFINACCHFQDHGGVTLGDGCLIGHNVVFATLNHGTAPEDRGAMYPAPIRLGRNVWVGSNSTILRGVTVGDNAIIAAGSVVTKDVKADTIAGGVPARHIRNIGKDEKR; encoded by the coding sequence ATGACACTGGAAGATTTTCTGAATCATATCAAGGCCGGCGGTGCGCTCAATACACCGGAAATCTATCGGTTGATGGACGAAATGAGCGACCAGGCCCGGCGCATCACCTGCGAGATAAACAGCTCATACCATTCACAGGAGGAGTTGCGCGCACTCATGTCGCGCCTGACCGGCAAGCCCGTGGATGAGACATTCAAGATGTTTCCGCCGTTTTACACGGACTTCGGCAGGAATATCACCATCGGGCGCAATGTATTCATCAATGCCTGCTGCCATTTTCAGGACCACGGCGGTGTGACATTGGGCGACGGTTGTCTCATCGGCCACAACGTGGTTTTCGCCACGCTCAATCACGGCACGGCTCCCGAAGACCGTGGGGCGATGTATCCGGCTCCCATCCGTTTGGGCAGGAACGTGTGGGTCGGTTCGAACTCCACCATCCTGCGAGGTGTGACCGTGGGGGACAACGCCATTATCGCCGCCGGGTCGGTGGTGACGAAGGACGTGAAGGCCGACACGATTGCAGGAGGCGTACCGGCAAGGCATATCCGAAACATCGGCAAGGACGAGAAGCGATAG